One genomic window of Medicago truncatula cultivar Jemalong A17 chromosome 1, MtrunA17r5.0-ANR, whole genome shotgun sequence includes the following:
- the LOC11407475 gene encoding uncharacterized protein isoform X1 codes for MEAKNQKSIERVVSQRTLQMSSSFSCQICAVGFLCGVCLTSFFLAALTSFGAFNFGPILFSSMSTTNSTSHHNFNMVTATNCNFMLKETERLLDLTSTRKRDNDERVSLLYSAWNAVLNKSTTRDLEHKLGIKWSSLPNAPHLENCKLKTQLYRDFDDRIGNERLPPWTSWKGFLQTFPVVPDEHIQNPKSDEAVSEGAYPPWIVGSDEDNYPLTRKVQRDIWIHQHPLNCSNPNVKFLVADWEGLPGLGIGAQIASMCGLLGIAINEGRVLVANHYNRADHDGCKVRHSSYAGSSRSSWNCYFFPETSFECRQRAFELMKSEEAWSKGVVTTKENYTSKHIWNGPTPRKWGLPWNYLQPTTSINGSLLVSHRKMDRRWWRAQAVRYFMRFPTEYTCNLMNEARHAAFGKLAAKMVLQSLAADWPKESSDKPRSDMDEYVWSNHKPWVPRPLLSMHVRIGDKACEMKVAEFEEYMELADQIRSHFPNLNSIWLSTEMQQVIDKTREYSHWNFHYTKVRRQAKANMPMSDYEASLGRETSTNYPLVNFLMAADSDFFVGALGSTWSFLIDGMRNTGGKVMAGYLSVNKDRFW; via the exons atggaagcaaagaatcAGAAATCTATTGAGAGAGTGGTTTCACAAAGAACATTGCAAATGAGTAGTTCATTTTCTTGTCAAATTTGTGCTGTTGGATTTCTATGTGGAGTTTGTCTAACCTCATTTTTCTTAGCTGCTTTGACTTCTTTTGGTGCTTTTAACTTTGGCCCCATTTTGTTTTCATCAATGTCAACGACTAATTCTACTTCTCACCACAATTTCA aCATGGTTACAGCAACCAACTGTAATTTTATGCTTAAGGAAACTGAAAGATTATTGGATTTGACGAGCACTAGAAAGCGAGACAACGATGAGAGAGTCTCATTGCTTTACTCAGCTTGGAATGCCGTCTTGAATAAATCTACTACAAGGGACTTGGAGCACAAACTTGGAATTAAATGGTCTAGCTTGCCTAATGCTCCACATTTGGAAAATTGCAAGTTGAAGACGCAACTATATCGCGATTTTGACGATCGTATAGGAAATGAGAGGCTTCCACCATGGACAAGTTGGAAGGGATTTTTGCAGACATTCCCTGTTGTCCCAGACGAGCATATACAAAATCCAAAGAGTGATGAGGCTGTATCTGAAGGGGCCTATCCACCCTGG ATTGTAGGATCTGATGAAGATAACTATCCCTTGACTAGAAAAGTGCAGCGCGACATATGGATCCATCAGCACCCTTTAAACTGCAGCAACCCTAATGTCAAGTTCCTTGTTGCTGATTGGGAGGGATTACCAGGACTTGGCATTGGGGCTCAGATTGCTTCAATGTGTGGACTTCTTGGTATTGCTATCAATGAAGGAAGAGTTCTTGTAGCTAACCATTACAACAGAGCTGATCATGATGGTTGCAAAG TGCGGCACTCTTCGTATGCAGGGTCTTCCCGTTCGAGTTGGAATTGTTACTTCTTTCCAGAAACATCCTTTGAATGCCGTCAGCGTGCGTTTGAACTTATGAAAAGTGAAGAGGCGTGGAGCAAAGGAGTTGTGAccacaaaagaaaattatacatCCAAGCATATATGGAATGGACCAACTCCTAG GAAGTGGGGACTTCCATGGAATTATTTGCAACCTACAACTTCTATAAATGGGAGTTTGTTGGTTTCTCATAGAAAAATGGATAGACGGTGGTGGAGAGCACAG GCTGTACGTTACTTCATGAGGTTTCCAACTGAATACACATGCAATTTAATGAATGAGGCTCGCCATGCCGCCTTTGGAAAATTAGCTGCAAAAATGGTTCTTCAAAGTCTTGCTGCAGACTGGCCCAAG GAAAGCAGTGACAAGCCAAGGTCTGATATGGATGAATATGTATGGTCCAATCACAAGCCATGGGTCCCTAGGCCTCTTCTAAGCATGCATGTAAGGATTGGAGACAAAGCATGTGAAATGAAGGTGGCTGAATTTGAAGAATACATGGAGCTTGCTGATCAGATTCGGAGTCATTTTCCAAACCTTAATAGCATTTGGCTTTCCACTGAGATGCAG CAAGTCATTGACAAAACCAGAGAATATTCACATTGGAACTTTCACTATACAAAGGTAAGACGCCAAGCAAAGGCTAATATGCCAATGTCAGACTATGAAGCCAGCCTAGGTAGAGAGACCAGCACTAATTATCCACTAGTTAATTTCTTAATGGCTGCTGACTCAGATTTTTTTGTTGGGGCATTGGGTTCTACTTGGTCCTTCCTTATAGATGGAATGAGAAATACTGGGGGAAAGGTGATGGCTGGATACTTGAGTGTCAACAAGGATAGATTTTGGTAA
- the LOC11407475 gene encoding uncharacterized protein isoform X4 — MEAKNQKSIERVVSQRTLQMSSSFSCQICAVGFLCGVCLTSFFLAALTSFGAFNFGPILFSSMSTTNSTSHHNFNMVTATNCNFMLKETERLLDLTSTRKRDNDERVSLLYSAWNAVLNKSTTRDLEHKLGIKWSSLPNAPHLENCKLKTQLYRDFDDRIGNERLPPWTSWKGFLQTFPVVPDEHIQNPKSDEAVSEGAYPPWIVGSDEDNYPLTRKVQRDIWIHQHPLNCSNPNVKFLVADWEGLPGLGIGAQIASMCGLLGIAINEGRVLVANHYNRADHDGCKVRHSSYAGSSRSSWNCYFFPETSFECRQRAFELMKSEEAWSKGVVTTKENYTSKHIWNGPTPRKWGLPWNYLQPTTSINGSLLVSHRKMDRRWWRAQAVRYFMRFPTEYTCNLMNEARHAAFGKLAAKMVLQSLAADWPKESSDKPRSDMDEYVWSNHKPWVPRPLLSMHVRIGDKACEMKVAEFEEYMELADQIRSHFPNLNSIWLSTEMQQVIDKTREYSHWNFHYTKME, encoded by the exons atggaagcaaagaatcAGAAATCTATTGAGAGAGTGGTTTCACAAAGAACATTGCAAATGAGTAGTTCATTTTCTTGTCAAATTTGTGCTGTTGGATTTCTATGTGGAGTTTGTCTAACCTCATTTTTCTTAGCTGCTTTGACTTCTTTTGGTGCTTTTAACTTTGGCCCCATTTTGTTTTCATCAATGTCAACGACTAATTCTACTTCTCACCACAATTTCA aCATGGTTACAGCAACCAACTGTAATTTTATGCTTAAGGAAACTGAAAGATTATTGGATTTGACGAGCACTAGAAAGCGAGACAACGATGAGAGAGTCTCATTGCTTTACTCAGCTTGGAATGCCGTCTTGAATAAATCTACTACAAGGGACTTGGAGCACAAACTTGGAATTAAATGGTCTAGCTTGCCTAATGCTCCACATTTGGAAAATTGCAAGTTGAAGACGCAACTATATCGCGATTTTGACGATCGTATAGGAAATGAGAGGCTTCCACCATGGACAAGTTGGAAGGGATTTTTGCAGACATTCCCTGTTGTCCCAGACGAGCATATACAAAATCCAAAGAGTGATGAGGCTGTATCTGAAGGGGCCTATCCACCCTGG ATTGTAGGATCTGATGAAGATAACTATCCCTTGACTAGAAAAGTGCAGCGCGACATATGGATCCATCAGCACCCTTTAAACTGCAGCAACCCTAATGTCAAGTTCCTTGTTGCTGATTGGGAGGGATTACCAGGACTTGGCATTGGGGCTCAGATTGCTTCAATGTGTGGACTTCTTGGTATTGCTATCAATGAAGGAAGAGTTCTTGTAGCTAACCATTACAACAGAGCTGATCATGATGGTTGCAAAG TGCGGCACTCTTCGTATGCAGGGTCTTCCCGTTCGAGTTGGAATTGTTACTTCTTTCCAGAAACATCCTTTGAATGCCGTCAGCGTGCGTTTGAACTTATGAAAAGTGAAGAGGCGTGGAGCAAAGGAGTTGTGAccacaaaagaaaattatacatCCAAGCATATATGGAATGGACCAACTCCTAG GAAGTGGGGACTTCCATGGAATTATTTGCAACCTACAACTTCTATAAATGGGAGTTTGTTGGTTTCTCATAGAAAAATGGATAGACGGTGGTGGAGAGCACAG GCTGTACGTTACTTCATGAGGTTTCCAACTGAATACACATGCAATTTAATGAATGAGGCTCGCCATGCCGCCTTTGGAAAATTAGCTGCAAAAATGGTTCTTCAAAGTCTTGCTGCAGACTGGCCCAAG GAAAGCAGTGACAAGCCAAGGTCTGATATGGATGAATATGTATGGTCCAATCACAAGCCATGGGTCCCTAGGCCTCTTCTAAGCATGCATGTAAGGATTGGAGACAAAGCATGTGAAATGAAGGTGGCTGAATTTGAAGAATACATGGAGCTTGCTGATCAGATTCGGAGTCATTTTCCAAACCTTAATAGCATTTGGCTTTCCACTGAGATGCAG CAAGTCATTGACAAAACCAGAGAATATTCACATTGGAACTTTCACTATACAAAG ATGGAATGA
- the LOC11405913 gene encoding ankyrin repeat domain-containing protein 13C: protein MEDISKYKHSPAHVAVLNRDHASLRRLISTIPTLPKPGEVTTESESLSAEIQADQISSVIDRRDVPGRETPLHLTVRLRDPIAAEILMSAGADWSLQNEQGWSSLQEAVCNREESIALVIARYYQPLAWSKWCRRLPRVIGSASRIRDFYMEISFHFESSVIPFIGRIAPSDTYRIWKRGANLRADMTLAGFDGFRIQRSDQSFLFLGEGYASEDGNVSLPRGSLIALAHKEKEITNALEGAGTQPTESEIANEVSMMFQTNMYRPGIDVTQAELVPNLNWRRQEKTEVVGDWKAKVYDMLNVMVSVKSRRVPGALNDEEVFANGEDYDDVLTAEERVQLDSALRMGNSDGVCQDEEPGAGGGGFDGRGNLYENCEVNGVVKEKKGWFGWNKNPNQRSSDQQKLQPEFPNDDHGEMKSKKGKDQNLKKKKKKGASNESKSESEFKKGVRPVLWLTQDFPLKTDELLPLLDILANKVKAIRRLRELLTTKLPPGTFPVKVAIPIVPTIRVIVTFTKFEELQTPEEFSTPLSSPVSFQDAKYKESEGSTSWVSWMKGSRGMPSSDSDSHIHSHRYKDEVDPFIIPSDYKWVDANERKRRMKAKRAKIKKNKKQTVAKGRDGAHQGSDDFGELY from the exons atggaagatatatccaaataCAAGCACAGTCCTGCACACGTGGCTGTCTTAAACCGCGACCACGCCTCCCTCCGTCGTCTCATCTCCACCATCCCCACCCTTCCTAAACCCGGCGAAGTTACCACCGAATCCGAATCTCTCTCCGCCGAGATTCAAGCCGATCAAATCTCCTCCGTCATCGACCGCCGCGATGTTCCCGGTCGAGAAACTCCTCTCCATCTTACCGTCCGTTTAAGGGATCCAATTGCCGCTGAGATTCTTATGTCCGCCGGCGCTGATTGGAGTCTTCAAAACGAACAAGGCTGGAGTTCTCTTCAAGAAGCGGTTTGTAATCGTGAAGAATCAATCGCGCTTGTTATCGCGCGATATTATCAACCTCTTGCTTGGTCGAAATGGTGCAGGAGATTGCCACGTGTTATAGGTTCTGCTTCACGGATTCGTGATTTTTATATGGAGATTTCTTTCCATTTTGAGAGTTCTGTTATTCCTTTTATAGGTAGAATTGCTCCTTCTGATACTTACCGTATTTGGAAACGTGGTGCAAATCTTCGCGCTGATATGACTTTAGCTGGTTTCGATGGGTTTCGAATTCAGCGTTCCGATCAGAGTTTTTTGTTTCTCGGCGAGGGTTATGCTTCGGAGGATGGTAATGTGAGTTTACCGCGTGGTTCTTTGATTGCTCTTGCTCATAAGGAGAAGGAAATTACGAATGCTTTGGAAGGAGCTGGTACACAGCCGACGGAAAGTGAAATTGCGAATGAAGTTTCGATGATGTTTCAGACGAATATGTATCGGCCAGGGATTGATGTTACTCAGGCTGAGCTTGTTCCGAATTTGAATTGGAGGCGTCAGGAGAAGACGGAAGTTGTTGGGGATTGGAAGGCGAAGGTTTATGATATGCTCAATGTTATGGTGAGTGTGAAATCGAGACGGGTTCCTGGTGCTTTGAATGATGAAGAGGTTTTTGCGAATGGAgaggattatgatgatgtgttGACTGCTGAGGAGAGAGTTCAATTGGATTCGGCATTGAGGATGGGGAACTCAGACGGTGTTTGTCAGGACGAGGAACCTGGAGCAGGAGGAGGAGGATTTGATGGTCGCGGAAATTTGTATGAAAATTGTGAAGTTAACGGCGTGGTTAAAGAGAAGAAGGGTTGGTTTGGATGGAACAAAAATCCAAACCAGAGATCGAGCGATCAGCAAAAGCTACAGCCTGAGTTTCCGAATGATGATCATGGGGAAATGAAATCAAAGAAAGGAAAGGATCAaaacttgaaaaagaaaaagaagaaaggagcGAGTAACGAGTCTAAGAGTGAGAGTGAGTTCAAAAAGGGTGTAAGACCTGTCTTGTGGTTGACACAAGACTTTCCTTTGAAAACAGATGAGCTTCTGCCCTTACTTGACATCTTAGCTAACAAGGTGAAGGCTATTAGGAGACTCAGAGAACTTCTGACAACTAAACTTCCTCCAGGAACCTTTCCTGTGAAG GTAGCTATTCCTATAGTCCCTACTATAAGGGTAATTGTCACTTTTACAAAATTTGAGGAGCTTCAGACACCGGAGGAGTTTTCAACTCCACTCTCTAGCCCTGTCAGTTTCCAGGATGCCAAATACAAGGAATCAGAAGGGTCGACATCGTGGGTTTCATGGATGAAAGGAAGTCGTGGTATGCCATCTAGTGACTCTGATAGTCATATTCACAGTCACAGATATAAGGATGAAGTAGACCCTTTCATTATTCCTTCAGACTACAAATGGGTGGATGCAAATGAGAGGAAACGCCGTATGAAGGCAAAAAGAgccaaaattaagaaaaataagaagCAGACTGTTGCTAAAGGAAGAGATGGAGCGCATCAGGGGAGTGATGATTTCGGAGAATTATACTAA
- the LOC11407475 gene encoding uncharacterized protein isoform X3, producing MEAKNQKSIERVVSQRTLQMSSSFSCQICAVGFLCGVCLTSFFLAALTSFGAFNFGPILFSSMSTTNSTSHHNFNMVTATNCNFMLKETERLLDLTSTRKRDNDERVSLLYSAWNAVLNKSTTRDLEHKLGIKWSSLPNAPHLENCKLKTQLYRDFDDRIGNERLPPWTSWKGFLQTFPVVPDEHIQNPKSDEAVSEGAYPPWIVGSDEDNYPLTRKVQRDIWIHQHPLNCSNPNVKFLVADWEGLPGLGIGAQIASMCGLLGIAINEGRVLVANHYNRADHDGCKVRHSSYAGSSRSSWNCYFFPETSFECRQRAFELMKSEEAWSKGVVTTKENYTSKHIWNGPTPRKWGLPWNYLQPTTSINGSLLVSHRKMDRRWWRAQAVRYFMRFPTEYTCNLMNEARHAAFGKLAAKMVLQSLAADWPKESSDKPRSDMDEYVWSNHKPWVPRPLLSMHVRIGDKACEMKVAEFEEYMELADQIRSHFPNLNSIWLSTEMQILTQILLLIWFSKSLTKPENIHIGTFTIQRWNEKYWGKGDGWILECQQG from the exons atggaagcaaagaatcAGAAATCTATTGAGAGAGTGGTTTCACAAAGAACATTGCAAATGAGTAGTTCATTTTCTTGTCAAATTTGTGCTGTTGGATTTCTATGTGGAGTTTGTCTAACCTCATTTTTCTTAGCTGCTTTGACTTCTTTTGGTGCTTTTAACTTTGGCCCCATTTTGTTTTCATCAATGTCAACGACTAATTCTACTTCTCACCACAATTTCA aCATGGTTACAGCAACCAACTGTAATTTTATGCTTAAGGAAACTGAAAGATTATTGGATTTGACGAGCACTAGAAAGCGAGACAACGATGAGAGAGTCTCATTGCTTTACTCAGCTTGGAATGCCGTCTTGAATAAATCTACTACAAGGGACTTGGAGCACAAACTTGGAATTAAATGGTCTAGCTTGCCTAATGCTCCACATTTGGAAAATTGCAAGTTGAAGACGCAACTATATCGCGATTTTGACGATCGTATAGGAAATGAGAGGCTTCCACCATGGACAAGTTGGAAGGGATTTTTGCAGACATTCCCTGTTGTCCCAGACGAGCATATACAAAATCCAAAGAGTGATGAGGCTGTATCTGAAGGGGCCTATCCACCCTGG ATTGTAGGATCTGATGAAGATAACTATCCCTTGACTAGAAAAGTGCAGCGCGACATATGGATCCATCAGCACCCTTTAAACTGCAGCAACCCTAATGTCAAGTTCCTTGTTGCTGATTGGGAGGGATTACCAGGACTTGGCATTGGGGCTCAGATTGCTTCAATGTGTGGACTTCTTGGTATTGCTATCAATGAAGGAAGAGTTCTTGTAGCTAACCATTACAACAGAGCTGATCATGATGGTTGCAAAG TGCGGCACTCTTCGTATGCAGGGTCTTCCCGTTCGAGTTGGAATTGTTACTTCTTTCCAGAAACATCCTTTGAATGCCGTCAGCGTGCGTTTGAACTTATGAAAAGTGAAGAGGCGTGGAGCAAAGGAGTTGTGAccacaaaagaaaattatacatCCAAGCATATATGGAATGGACCAACTCCTAG GAAGTGGGGACTTCCATGGAATTATTTGCAACCTACAACTTCTATAAATGGGAGTTTGTTGGTTTCTCATAGAAAAATGGATAGACGGTGGTGGAGAGCACAG GCTGTACGTTACTTCATGAGGTTTCCAACTGAATACACATGCAATTTAATGAATGAGGCTCGCCATGCCGCCTTTGGAAAATTAGCTGCAAAAATGGTTCTTCAAAGTCTTGCTGCAGACTGGCCCAAG GAAAGCAGTGACAAGCCAAGGTCTGATATGGATGAATATGTATGGTCCAATCACAAGCCATGGGTCCCTAGGCCTCTTCTAAGCATGCATGTAAGGATTGGAGACAAAGCATGTGAAATGAAGGTGGCTGAATTTGAAGAATACATGGAGCTTGCTGATCAGATTCGGAGTCATTTTCCAAACCTTAATAGCATTTGGCTTTCCACTGAGATGCAG aTTCTAACACAAATACTACTCTTGATTTGGTTCAGCAAGTCATTGACAAAACCAGAGAATATTCACATTGGAACTTTCACTATACAAAG ATGGAATGAGAAATACTGGGGGAAAGGTGATGGCTGGATACTTGAGTGTCAACAAGGATAG
- the LOC11411041 gene encoding protein PHR1-LIKE 1 gives MSSSIPSSSMQAASINSNIRSVGHMFSTPSEQPDNVHFSSASEIHSMTFPQESDVMSWGTDPFEDILQFHDNVPTQNDHVEYNGSEVLGGNAKTTDFKEWVDQLMSVDDDSIQPNWNELLGDNNMAEPKSQDAQMSPSLLMQETQVSQQQYIPSLPSKEVNDLPNSSVSTTSQSKPRMRWTPELHEAFVEAVNQLGGSEKATPKGVLNLMKVEGLTIYHVKSHLQKYRTARYKPESSEGIPEKKLTSIDEMPSIDLKTPKGITEALRLQMELQKRLHEQLEIQRNLQIQIENQGKHLQMMFEQQMKSDEPSAPLSSAAVPSPVENLENTNEGHEKIGINGSASENMPEGSSQNTSTEQKGDDAKATGELELGEDQLTAPPTKRVKTDK, from the exons ATGTCTTCGTCTATTCCATCTTCCTCGATGCAGGCTGCATCAATCAATTCCAATATCAGAAGTGTTGGACACATGTTTTCAACCCCTTCTGAACAGCCTGATAACGTCCATTTTTCCTCTGCTTCAGAAATACATTCTATGACATTCCCTCAAGAAAGTGATGTTATGTCCTGGGGAACTGATCCATTTGAAGATATTCTTCAATTTCATGATAATGTTCCCACCCAGAATGACCATGTGGAATACAATGGTTCTGAAGTCTTGGGTGGAAATGCCAAAACAACGGATTTCAAGGAGTGGGTTGATCAGTTGATGTCAGTCGATGATGATTCTATTCAGCCTAATTGGAATGAACTTCTCGGCGACAATAATATGGCAGAACCAAAATCACag GATGCACAAATGTCCCCTTCTCTCTTGATGCAAGAGACTCAGGTTTCACAGCAGCAGTATATACCATCACTACCATCTAAAGAAGTTAATGATCTTCCCAATTCTTCTGTGTCGACTACATCGCAATCTAAGCCTAGAATGCGTTGGACTCCAGAACTTCATGAGGCCTTTGTGGAAGCAGTCAATCAGCTTGGTGGTAGCGAGA AGGCTACTCCAAAGGGTGTCTTGAACTTGATGAAAGTTGAGGGCCTTACCATCTATCATGTGAAAAGCCATCTGCAg AAATATAGAACTGCCAGATACAAACCAGAATCATCAGAAG GAATTCCAGAGAAGAAGTTGACTTCAATCGACGAAATGCCGTCTATAGACTTAAAAAC GCCTAAGGGGATTACAGAAGCATTGCGGCTGCAGATGGAACTCCAGAAGCGGCTTCATGAACAACTTGAG ATTCAAAGAAATTTACAGATTCAGATTGAGAACCAAGGGAAGCATCTACAGATGATGTTTGAGCAACAGATGAAGTCGGATGAGCCTTCTGCTCCACTATCAAGTGCCGCGGTACCTTCTCCAGTTGAAAATTTAGAAAACACAAATGAAGGTCACGAAAAAATTGGAATCAATGGCAGCGCTTCAGAGAACATGCCTGAAGGAAGTTCCCAGAATACAAGCACAGAGCAAAAGGGAGATGATGCTAAAGCTACCGGTGAACTTGAGCTGGGAGAAGACCAACTTACCGCACCACCCACAAAACGAGTGAAGACTGACAAGTAG
- the LOC11407475 gene encoding uncharacterized protein isoform X2, with protein MEAKNQKSIERVVSQRTLQMSSSFSCQICAVGFLCGVCLTSFFLAALTSFGAFNFGPILFSSMSTTNSTSHHNFNMVTATNCNFMLKETERLLDLTSTRKRDNDERVSLLYSAWNAVLNKSTTRDLEHKLGIKWSSLPNAPHLENCKLKTQLYRDFDDRIGNERLPPWTSWKGFLQTFPVVPDEHIQNPKSDEAVSEGAYPPWIVGSDEDNYPLTRKVQRDIWIHQHPLNCSNPNVKFLVADWEGLPGLGIGAQIASMCGLLGIAINEGRVLVANHYNRADHDGCKGSSRSSWNCYFFPETSFECRQRAFELMKSEEAWSKGVVTTKENYTSKHIWNGPTPRKWGLPWNYLQPTTSINGSLLVSHRKMDRRWWRAQAVRYFMRFPTEYTCNLMNEARHAAFGKLAAKMVLQSLAADWPKESSDKPRSDMDEYVWSNHKPWVPRPLLSMHVRIGDKACEMKVAEFEEYMELADQIRSHFPNLNSIWLSTEMQQVIDKTREYSHWNFHYTKVRRQAKANMPMSDYEASLGRETSTNYPLVNFLMAADSDFFVGALGSTWSFLIDGMRNTGGKVMAGYLSVNKDRFW; from the exons atggaagcaaagaatcAGAAATCTATTGAGAGAGTGGTTTCACAAAGAACATTGCAAATGAGTAGTTCATTTTCTTGTCAAATTTGTGCTGTTGGATTTCTATGTGGAGTTTGTCTAACCTCATTTTTCTTAGCTGCTTTGACTTCTTTTGGTGCTTTTAACTTTGGCCCCATTTTGTTTTCATCAATGTCAACGACTAATTCTACTTCTCACCACAATTTCA aCATGGTTACAGCAACCAACTGTAATTTTATGCTTAAGGAAACTGAAAGATTATTGGATTTGACGAGCACTAGAAAGCGAGACAACGATGAGAGAGTCTCATTGCTTTACTCAGCTTGGAATGCCGTCTTGAATAAATCTACTACAAGGGACTTGGAGCACAAACTTGGAATTAAATGGTCTAGCTTGCCTAATGCTCCACATTTGGAAAATTGCAAGTTGAAGACGCAACTATATCGCGATTTTGACGATCGTATAGGAAATGAGAGGCTTCCACCATGGACAAGTTGGAAGGGATTTTTGCAGACATTCCCTGTTGTCCCAGACGAGCATATACAAAATCCAAAGAGTGATGAGGCTGTATCTGAAGGGGCCTATCCACCCTGG ATTGTAGGATCTGATGAAGATAACTATCCCTTGACTAGAAAAGTGCAGCGCGACATATGGATCCATCAGCACCCTTTAAACTGCAGCAACCCTAATGTCAAGTTCCTTGTTGCTGATTGGGAGGGATTACCAGGACTTGGCATTGGGGCTCAGATTGCTTCAATGTGTGGACTTCTTGGTATTGCTATCAATGAAGGAAGAGTTCTTGTAGCTAACCATTACAACAGAGCTGATCATGATGGTTGCAAAG GGTCTTCCCGTTCGAGTTGGAATTGTTACTTCTTTCCAGAAACATCCTTTGAATGCCGTCAGCGTGCGTTTGAACTTATGAAAAGTGAAGAGGCGTGGAGCAAAGGAGTTGTGAccacaaaagaaaattatacatCCAAGCATATATGGAATGGACCAACTCCTAG GAAGTGGGGACTTCCATGGAATTATTTGCAACCTACAACTTCTATAAATGGGAGTTTGTTGGTTTCTCATAGAAAAATGGATAGACGGTGGTGGAGAGCACAG GCTGTACGTTACTTCATGAGGTTTCCAACTGAATACACATGCAATTTAATGAATGAGGCTCGCCATGCCGCCTTTGGAAAATTAGCTGCAAAAATGGTTCTTCAAAGTCTTGCTGCAGACTGGCCCAAG GAAAGCAGTGACAAGCCAAGGTCTGATATGGATGAATATGTATGGTCCAATCACAAGCCATGGGTCCCTAGGCCTCTTCTAAGCATGCATGTAAGGATTGGAGACAAAGCATGTGAAATGAAGGTGGCTGAATTTGAAGAATACATGGAGCTTGCTGATCAGATTCGGAGTCATTTTCCAAACCTTAATAGCATTTGGCTTTCCACTGAGATGCAG CAAGTCATTGACAAAACCAGAGAATATTCACATTGGAACTTTCACTATACAAAGGTAAGACGCCAAGCAAAGGCTAATATGCCAATGTCAGACTATGAAGCCAGCCTAGGTAGAGAGACCAGCACTAATTATCCACTAGTTAATTTCTTAATGGCTGCTGACTCAGATTTTTTTGTTGGGGCATTGGGTTCTACTTGGTCCTTCCTTATAGATGGAATGAGAAATACTGGGGGAAAGGTGATGGCTGGATACTTGAGTGTCAACAAGGATAGATTTTGGTAA